A single window of Nyctibius grandis isolate bNycGra1 chromosome Z, bNycGra1.pri, whole genome shotgun sequence DNA harbors:
- the NATD1 gene encoding protein NATD1, giving the protein MAHSAPLGLLEQGCPIQVEHDRKRRQFTVRLNGCHDKAVLLYEYVGKRIVDLQHTEVPDAYRGRGIAKHLAKAALDFVVEEDLKAHLTCWYIQKYVKENPLPQYLEHLQP; this is encoded by the exons ATGGCGCACTCGGCGCCGCTCGGCCTCTTGGAGCAGGGCTGCCCCATCCAGGTGGAGCACGATCGGAAGCGGCGGCAGTTCACCGTGCGGCTGAACG GTTGCCACGACAAGGCGGTGCTGCTCTATGAATATGTGGGGAAGCGGATCGTGGACTTGCAGCACACGGAAGTACCAGACGCCTATCGAGGGAGAGGAATAGCCAAGCACCTCGCGAAG GCAGCCCTGGACTTCGTGGTGGAGGAGGACCTGAAAGCTCACCTGACGTGCTGGTACATTCAGAAATACGTCAAGGAGAACCCACTGCCGCAGTACCTGGAACACTTGCAGCCTTAA